From Streptosporangium album, the proteins below share one genomic window:
- a CDS encoding IS701 family transposase, giving the protein MPRTRSFQISQHPTGHRVRKTGGSSTDAPWSHQLVLAELAWRMDAAINPVAWVVDDVSFVKDGDESPGVAAQYCGALGKTANCQVAPSVHLVTDAASCPVNWRLFVPEQWDPAAPRTEDVAAVAARRQRCRIPADIAHVPKWQLALDMIDELESWGLDPPLVVADEGYGQDGAFRLGLTERDIPYVVGVRSDTALLEAEACRSVAPYAGTGRRPVPRYRQRRISARQLVLEGGRRALHAVTWRPGSKGPLRSRFAALRVRPAGRMIRRAHAGEELPECWLLAEWPPGEPEPVKYWLSTLPGDIPLRHLVRMAKIRWRVEHDYRELKTGLGLDHFEGRTWSGWHHHVTLVSVAHAFCTLERLNPKAPAAA; this is encoded by the coding sequence CTGCCACGTACCCGTTCCTTCCAGATCAGTCAGCACCCTACTGGGCACCGTGTCCGGAAGACTGGGGGCTCCTCAACCGATGCCCCCTGGTCGCATCAGCTGGTTTTGGCCGAGCTGGCCTGGCGGATGGATGCGGCGATCAACCCGGTGGCATGGGTGGTCGATGATGTGTCCTTTGTCAAGGACGGCGATGAGTCGCCGGGCGTGGCCGCGCAGTATTGCGGGGCGCTGGGCAAGACCGCGAACTGCCAGGTCGCGCCGAGCGTGCATCTGGTCACCGACGCCGCGTCGTGTCCGGTGAACTGGCGGCTGTTCGTGCCCGAGCAGTGGGATCCGGCCGCACCGCGCACAGAGGATGTCGCCGCGGTGGCCGCACGCCGGCAGCGCTGCCGGATCCCTGCGGACATCGCTCACGTGCCCAAGTGGCAGCTGGCTCTGGACATGATCGACGAGCTGGAGAGTTGGGGGCTGGATCCGCCGCTGGTGGTCGCCGATGAGGGCTACGGTCAAGACGGGGCCTTTCGCCTGGGCCTGACCGAGCGCGATATTCCCTACGTGGTGGGGGTGCGTTCCGATACCGCGCTGCTGGAGGCCGAGGCCTGCCGCAGCGTCGCGCCGTATGCGGGGACCGGGCGGCGGCCGGTGCCCCGCTACCGGCAGCGGCGCATCAGCGCCCGGCAGTTGGTGCTGGAGGGCGGGCGGCGCGCGCTGCACGCGGTGACCTGGCGGCCCGGGTCCAAGGGACCGCTGCGCTCCCGGTTCGCCGCGCTGCGGGTGCGGCCCGCGGGCCGGATGATCCGCCGTGCCCATGCCGGTGAAGAGCTGCCGGAGTGCTGGCTTTTGGCCGAATGGCCACCGGGCGAGCCGGAGCCGGTCAAATATTGGCTGTCCACCCTGCCCGGCGACATCCCGCTACGGCACCTGGTGAGAATGGCGAAGATCCGCTGGCGGGTCGAGCACGACTACCGCGAGCTGAAGACCGGCCTGGGCCTGGACCACTTCGAGGGCCGCACGTGGAGCGGCTGGCATCATCACGTCACCCTGGTCTCGGTCGCACACGCGTTCTGCACCCTTGAACGACTCAACCCAAAAGCGCCGGCTGCGGCTTGA
- a CDS encoding transposase has translation MAGKNYAQEFKDEVVKAVLDDQVTIGQAAKDFGVSRETVRNWVSKEKRRRSGNTEQARDAAERARVREMERRIAELEQENAFLKKCAAFFAKEQR, from the coding sequence GTGGCAGGAAAGAACTACGCCCAGGAGTTTAAGGACGAAGTCGTCAAAGCTGTCTTGGACGATCAGGTGACGATCGGGCAGGCCGCGAAGGATTTCGGGGTTTCACGGGAGACCGTACGGAACTGGGTGAGCAAGGAAAAGCGTCGCCGGTCGGGGAACACCGAGCAGGCGCGGGATGCCGCGGAGCGAGCGCGGGTCCGTGAGATGGAACGTCGGATCGCCGAGCTCGAACAAGAGAACGCCTTCCTAAAAAAATGTGCCGCCTTCTTCGCGAAAGAGCAGCGGTAA
- a CDS encoding IS3 family transposase, with the protein MCRLLRERAAVSERYTLVRAEEADFPVAMMCRLLHVSTSGYYEWKDRPPSVTEQRRRELAERIQEIFDESGRTYGYRRVHAELLRSGQVVDDELVRRLMRQMGLVPVQVKRRRGLTVADAQADPIADLVGRDFTASAPGAKMVGDITQIDTGEGPLFLATVVDCFSKSVIGWSIDMRYPASLVCAAIEMAAQRIPLPVDAIFHSDRGSQYTSAEFGQVLERRGIRRSVGRTGICFDNAMAESFFGKLKTELVHHRSFATRAEARRAVIRYIEGFYNSRRLHSALGYRPPVEVLDEWLTNSTAA; encoded by the coding sequence ATGTGCCGCCTTCTTCGCGAAAGAGCAGCGGTAAGCGAGCGGTACACGCTCGTCCGTGCGGAGGAGGCCGACTTTCCCGTGGCCATGATGTGCCGTCTTCTCCATGTGTCGACCTCGGGATACTACGAATGGAAGGATCGCCCGCCGTCGGTCACCGAACAACGCCGACGCGAGCTCGCGGAAAGAATTCAGGAAATCTTCGACGAATCGGGCCGTACCTACGGCTACCGGCGGGTGCACGCTGAGCTGCTGCGCTCGGGCCAGGTGGTCGACGACGAGCTGGTGCGCCGGCTCATGCGGCAGATGGGGCTGGTTCCGGTGCAGGTCAAGCGGCGTCGTGGGCTCACCGTGGCCGACGCGCAGGCCGATCCGATCGCTGACCTGGTCGGGCGGGACTTCACCGCGTCGGCGCCCGGCGCCAAGATGGTCGGCGACATCACACAGATCGACACCGGCGAGGGGCCGCTGTTCTTGGCCACGGTCGTCGATTGTTTCTCCAAGTCGGTTATCGGGTGGTCGATCGATATGCGCTATCCGGCGAGTTTGGTGTGCGCGGCGATCGAGATGGCCGCGCAGCGCATTCCTCTTCCGGTGGATGCGATATTCCATTCTGATAGGGGAAGCCAGTACACCTCGGCTGAGTTCGGGCAGGTACTCGAAAGGCGCGGGATTCGGAGGTCGGTGGGGAGAACCGGGATATGTTTCGACAACGCGATGGCTGAATCGTTCTTTGGAAAGCTGAAGACCGAGCTGGTGCACCATCGGTCGTTCGCCACCCGCGCGGAAGCGCGTCGTGCCGTCATTCGGTACATCGAGGGCTTCTACAACTCCAGGAGGCTGCACTCCGCGTTGGGATACAGACCTCCCGTCGAAGTGCTCGATGAATGGCTGACGAATAGCACGGCGGCGTGA
- a CDS encoding IS630 family transposase encodes MDHQQGPGLRRKRTQVVGLYTDPPDGAVVVCADELGPVTPRTFGPAPAWSADGHRIKAPLEYFRGPDKTWVYGALRVADGAAVTMTAASRNSDCYQRFLQRLEDANPGHGDIWVIADNLSGHNSLATRTWPADHPRIQHAFIPVGACWLNLQEAWWRIFRHHALAGVSFADSKDIDHATRIATAQLNQRAKPWVWGRPPPAPRHLRRQFVYSL; translated from the coding sequence CTGGACCACCAGCAAGGACCCGGACTTCGCCGCAAAAGAACGCAGGTCGTCGGCCTGTACACCGACCCGCCGGACGGCGCGGTCGTCGTCTGCGCCGACGAGCTGGGGCCGGTGACCCCGCGTACCTTCGGCCCCGCGCCCGCCTGGTCCGCCGACGGCCACCGGATCAAAGCGCCGCTGGAATACTTCCGCGGCCCCGACAAGACCTGGGTGTACGGTGCGCTGCGCGTCGCCGACGGCGCCGCGGTCACCATGACCGCCGCCTCCCGCAACAGCGACTGCTACCAGCGGTTCCTGCAACGACTCGAGGACGCCAACCCCGGCCACGGTGACATCTGGGTGATCGCCGACAACCTGTCCGGTCACAACAGCCTCGCCACCCGCACATGGCCGGCCGACCATCCCCGCATCCAGCACGCGTTCATCCCGGTCGGCGCCTGCTGGCTCAATCTGCAGGAGGCGTGGTGGCGGATCTTCCGCCACCATGCCCTGGCCGGAGTGTCCTTCGCTGATAGCAAGGACATCGACCACGCCACCCGCATCGCCACCGCCCAGCTCAACCAGCGGGCCAAACCCTGGGTCTGGGGACGGCCACCACCGGCCCCCAGACACCTACGCCGCCAGTTCGTCTACAGCCTTTGA
- a CDS encoding helix-turn-helix domain-containing protein, with translation MPKLLHARAPRDGEEERQIRKLAGARHAPADWIQRAQIVVLSWEEMRGPAIAAMLGCHPETVRRRLRRFNAEGIDGLGDRPGPGRRPRITQAERSRLIALVKTIPPGRLRWEPWGELEADDEDGPAVWTLDALTAAAREQGIDIHRSQVRRILLKEGVRWRRTRSWTTSKDPDFAAKERRSSACTPTRRTARSSSAPTSWGR, from the coding sequence ATGCCGAAACTGCTGCACGCTCGAGCGCCGCGAGACGGCGAGGAGGAACGCCAGATCCGTAAACTCGCCGGTGCCCGGCACGCCCCGGCCGACTGGATCCAGCGCGCCCAGATCGTCGTGTTGAGCTGGGAGGAGATGCGCGGCCCGGCCATCGCCGCGATGCTGGGCTGTCATCCGGAGACCGTGCGCCGCCGGTTGCGCCGCTTCAACGCCGAAGGCATCGACGGGCTTGGTGACCGGCCCGGGCCCGGTCGCAGACCGCGGATCACCCAAGCCGAACGATCGCGGCTCATCGCGCTGGTCAAGACGATACCGCCCGGGCGGCTGCGCTGGGAGCCCTGGGGTGAGCTGGAGGCCGACGACGAGGATGGGCCGGCGGTGTGGACCCTGGATGCCCTCACCGCCGCCGCCCGTGAGCAGGGCATCGACATTCACCGTTCCCAGGTGCGCCGGATCCTTCTGAAAGAGGGGGTGAGATGGCGCCGCACCCGGTCCTGGACCACCAGCAAGGACCCGGACTTCGCCGCAAAAGAACGCAGGTCGTCGGCCTGTACACCGACCCGCCGGACGGCGCGGTCGTCGTCTGCGCCGACGAGCTGGGGCCGGTGA
- a CDS encoding DUF3995 domain-containing protein — protein sequence MTASQADGTAPRSDRTAWAGYGAAAWGFLFALPSFYWALGGTAGAATTISPSLVALVENRVTWFLVTLWVTGALKVVGGVLGLALVRRGRGTGMDRLLQFAAWGAGVLLLWHGGLFVANGLLVKPGDPGMTAEILQVLRWYTYLWGPWFMAGGLLFIAAARIHLRGLPGRRGAVIAGAIGGTGALGLSVAMTVMGIG from the coding sequence ATGACGGCTTCTCAGGCGGACGGGACGGCACCGCGGTCAGACCGCACGGCATGGGCGGGGTACGGCGCGGCGGCGTGGGGGTTCTTGTTCGCCCTGCCGAGCTTCTACTGGGCGCTGGGCGGTACGGCGGGCGCCGCCACGACGATCTCCCCTTCCCTCGTCGCACTGGTGGAGAACAGGGTCACCTGGTTCCTGGTGACCCTGTGGGTCACCGGCGCGCTCAAGGTCGTCGGCGGGGTGCTGGGACTCGCCCTGGTGCGCCGCGGCCGGGGCACCGGCATGGACCGGCTCCTGCAGTTCGCGGCCTGGGGCGCCGGAGTGCTGCTCCTGTGGCACGGTGGCCTGTTCGTCGCGAACGGGCTGCTCGTAAAGCCCGGCGACCCCGGGATGACCGCGGAGATCCTGCAGGTGCTCCGCTGGTACACCTACCTGTGGGGCCCGTGGTTCATGGCCGGCGGCCTCCTGTTCATCGCGGCCGCCCGGATCCACCTGCGCGGCCTGCCCGGCCGCAGGGGCGCCGTGATCGCCGGTGCGATCGGCGGGACCGGCGCGCTGGGCCTGTCGGTGGCGATGACGGTCATGGGCATCGGTTAG